In one window of Candidatus Nitrosocosmicus arcticus DNA:
- a CDS encoding dihydroorotate dehydrogenase electron transfer subunit — translation MLIDKNLMRLVKIEDVSIETPTVKTIFFKDSLSSVSKPGQFLMVWIPRKEELPLSVMISDKKKYAAITIKKNGYGSTSLFNKDIGDRIGIRGPFGNSFSCNKALNNVIFLGGGTGLVPLVRLLYYIKGYDSKFTFIMGAKTKSEIMFTELINEWAKVKKIDLHIATEDGSLGAKGYPTDILRDFLSVHKDIDMIYTCGPELMMKKAYDLATKYSVHMEASIERYMKCGIGICSSCCINDKLVCVDGTIFNEIKIQKLTEFGVSYRNKSGILTKF, via the coding sequence TTGCTCATAGATAAAAACTTGATGAGATTAGTTAAAATTGAGGATGTCAGCATCGAGACTCCTACTGTCAAGACCATTTTCTTTAAAGACTCTCTTAGCAGTGTATCAAAACCTGGACAATTTTTAATGGTTTGGATACCGAGGAAAGAAGAACTCCCACTTAGTGTAATGATAAGTGACAAGAAAAAATATGCTGCTATTACCATAAAAAAGAATGGTTATGGTTCTACCTCATTATTTAATAAAGACATAGGAGATAGAATTGGAATTCGTGGACCTTTCGGAAATTCTTTTTCATGTAACAAAGCCCTTAATAATGTTATATTTTTGGGTGGTGGGACCGGACTCGTTCCTCTTGTAAGGCTACTTTATTATATTAAGGGATATGACTCTAAATTTACATTCATTATGGGTGCTAAGACCAAATCTGAAATAATGTTTACTGAATTAATAAATGAATGGGCTAAAGTAAAAAAAATTGACTTGCATATTGCCACGGAAGATGGTTCTCTTGGCGCGAAGGGATATCCCACGGATATTTTGAGAGATTTTCTCTCTGTTCATAAAGATATTGATATGATTTACACATGTGGACCAGAATTGATGATGAAGAAAGCGTATGATCTCGCAACAAAATATAGTGTACACATGGAGGCTAGCATAGAAAGATATATGAAATGTGGAATTGGAATTTGTTCAAGCTGTTGTATAAATGATAAGTTGGTTTGTGTAGATGGGACTATATTCAACGAGATAAAGATTCAAAAACTTACCGAGTTCGGGGTCAGTTACAGGAATAAATCTGGAATCCTTACAAAATTTTGA
- a CDS encoding dihydroorotate dehydrogenase, with protein MDYDIPINIAGLDLKNPVIVASGMLGLSQSIFNRLYKIGAGAIVSKSISLLPREGYRNPTIVSVGNMSYINAVGLANPGAESFSTEISKNNGPLLVSLVGSEKSDFSSIVKLFRDHKILGFELNLSCPHVEKMGMEIGDDLNLVYDIIQSIKKETTKPLFVKVGLGKSDIVEVANVAESAGADGITAINTLRAMKIDIETQCPVLENKIGGLSGSAIKPLGIRCVYELSKSLKIPIIGCGGIMTYSDVVEYMMAGASAIQIGSLIGLKGICSVGKIVRSLRSYLEAGNISDIREIIGIAHR; from the coding sequence TTGGATTATGATATACCTATTAACATTGCAGGTTTAGACTTAAAAAATCCAGTGATCGTCGCCTCAGGTATGTTGGGGCTATCCCAAAGTATATTTAATAGGCTGTATAAAATCGGTGCTGGGGCTATCGTAAGTAAATCGATTAGCCTGTTGCCTCGTGAAGGTTACAGAAATCCTACAATAGTTAGTGTTGGTAATATGAGTTACATCAATGCCGTCGGACTAGCAAATCCTGGGGCAGAGTCATTTTCAACAGAAATTTCAAAGAATAATGGACCGTTACTAGTAAGTTTGGTTGGGTCCGAGAAAAGTGATTTCTCCTCCATTGTCAAACTGTTTCGCGATCATAAAATTTTGGGTTTTGAGCTGAATTTATCCTGTCCTCACGTAGAAAAAATGGGGATGGAAATCGGTGATGATCTTAATTTGGTCTATGATATTATCCAATCTATTAAGAAGGAGACAACAAAGCCACTTTTTGTGAAGGTAGGGCTAGGCAAATCTGACATAGTGGAAGTTGCAAATGTAGCTGAAAGTGCAGGAGCAGATGGAATTACCGCTATTAATACCCTAAGAGCAATGAAAATAGACATCGAAACTCAATGTCCGGTCTTAGAAAATAAGATCGGTGGTCTATCTGGAAGTGCTATAAAGCCACTTGGAATTCGATGTGTTTATGAATTGAGCAAGAGTTTAAAAATTCCCATTATTGGCTGCGGGGGAATAATGACTTATTCCGATGTTGTAGAATATATGATGGCAGGAGCATCCGCAATTCAGATAGGTAGTTTGATAGGTTTGAAAGGAATATGCTCGGTTGGTAAGATAGTTAGGAGTTTGCGCTCCTACTTAGAAGCGGGTAATATCAGCGATATTAGGGAGATTATAGGAATTGCTCATAGATAA
- the bluB gene encoding 5,6-dimethylbenzimidazole synthase gives MRILTAAHHAPSVGYSQPWNFILIRDRSSRLNIKESFSKERLKSVELLEKDKEKKRKYLDLKLEGILESNLNICVTYDHRRFGPYVIGRMTIKEAGIYSVCCAIQNLWLAARAENIGVGWVSIIDNKHLKRILNLPTNIKPIAYLCLGYVNKFEVQPDLQSQNWLNRLDLEKVINYEQWDDRNRPTEWEGFSQRLTGKKAYS, from the coding sequence TTGAGGATATTGACAGCTGCTCATCATGCACCGTCCGTTGGCTATTCTCAACCATGGAATTTTATATTGATCAGAGACAGAAGCAGTCGTCTAAATATAAAAGAATCATTCTCCAAAGAGAGGTTAAAATCTGTTGAATTGCTTGAAAAAGATAAAGAAAAGAAAAGGAAATATTTAGATCTAAAATTAGAAGGAATCTTAGAATCCAACCTAAACATATGCGTAACTTATGACCATAGACGATTTGGGCCCTATGTAATAGGGAGAATGACAATAAAGGAAGCTGGGATTTACAGTGTCTGCTGTGCTATTCAAAATTTATGGCTTGCCGCACGCGCCGAGAATATAGGGGTAGGCTGGGTCAGCATCATCGACAATAAACACCTAAAAAGAATTCTCAATCTCCCTACCAATATTAAACCTATAGCGTATCTTTGTCTTGGGTATGTAAACAAGTTTGAGGTCCAACCTGATTTACAATCACAAAACTGGTTAAATAGACTTGATCTGGAAAAAGTCATAAATTATGAACAATGGGATGACCGTAATCGTCCCACTGAATGGGAAGGATTCAGCCAACGCTTAACTGGTAAAAAGGCCTACTCCTAA
- the bioD gene encoding dethiobiotin synthase, with product MYNLAGGIFVTGTDTGIGKTLITASLAWKFSKSIRKICVMKPFATGNSMYSKKFNSKDVAILTKAIKFEEKQENLNPYFYPLPCSPFMASSLLNLQPPSIGFAIKKFKFLQKKYDYLLVEGIGGLMVPINSRYTLLDFIKLTKLGVIIVATPKLGTFNHILLSVKNCRSNGIPIKGIVVNKMPSHPTLIEAKIPTFIQEFTKLPILGIIPTINNLKINESTFSKIAKLIDITPSN from the coding sequence TTGTATAACTTGGCCGGAGGTATCTTTGTAACTGGCACTGATACTGGGATTGGAAAAACATTGATAACTGCCTCATTAGCTTGGAAATTCTCTAAGAGTATTAGAAAAATTTGTGTGATGAAACCCTTTGCTACTGGAAATTCAATGTATTCAAAGAAGTTTAATTCAAAAGACGTAGCAATTCTGACCAAGGCAATTAAGTTCGAGGAAAAACAAGAAAATTTGAACCCATATTTTTACCCTTTACCTTGTTCACCATTTATGGCTAGCAGTCTGCTTAACCTTCAACCACCATCAATAGGGTTCGCAATTAAGAAATTCAAATTTTTGCAGAAAAAATATGACTATCTCTTAGTAGAGGGGATAGGTGGGTTAATGGTGCCAATAAACAGCAGATATACATTACTGGACTTTATTAAGTTGACTAAACTCGGGGTTATCATTGTCGCAACCCCGAAATTAGGAACATTCAATCATATCTTGCTTAGTGTAAAAAACTGTCGATCAAATGGTATTCCTATAAAAGGAATAGTAGTAAATAAAATGCCCAGTCATCCAACCTTAATTGAAGCAAAAATTCCCACTTTCATTCAAGAATTCACAAAATTACCCATACTGGGGATAATTCCGACCATTAATAATCTCAAAATCAATGAATCGACATTCTCAAAAATCGCAAAACTAATTGATATAACTCCTTCGAATTAG
- a CDS encoding nucleotidyltransferase family protein — MKAVILAGGLGTRLQPYTFFIPKPMLPLGNKPLLEYLVEWLVKSKKINEIIICVSYLHRSIEDYFEDGTRFGISIKYSRSDRPLATAGQLKTAATYLKEPFVCLYGDSVYDFPLDKMIENHFGDKAFISMALTRYKTNLKYGFIEHSDNKKMLVSEWKEKPEISGLINIGCYVFEPEFLDSIPNSISFGMDEAVRDSIRSKKKVKSFIVEDGSFMDIGDKKSYLEAYKLYVKKLGKI; from the coding sequence GTGAAAGCAGTAATATTAGCTGGTGGTCTAGGAACAAGGCTGCAACCATATACATTCTTTATACCAAAACCAATGTTGCCATTGGGCAATAAACCCCTGCTCGAATATCTGGTCGAATGGCTTGTCAAATCTAAAAAGATAAATGAAATAATTATTTGCGTGAGCTATTTGCACAGATCAATAGAAGATTACTTTGAAGATGGTACTCGATTCGGTATAAGTATAAAATATTCCCGATCAGATAGACCGTTAGCTACAGCTGGACAATTAAAGACCGCTGCTACCTATTTAAAAGAACCTTTTGTTTGTCTATATGGTGATTCAGTCTACGATTTCCCACTGGACAAGATGATTGAAAATCATTTCGGAGACAAAGCCTTTATTTCAATGGCCCTTACAAGGTACAAAACCAATCTTAAATATGGATTTATTGAGCATAGTGATAATAAAAAAATGCTTGTATCTGAATGGAAGGAGAAACCAGAAATTTCCGGATTGATAAATATAGGATGCTACGTTTTTGAGCCAGAATTCTTAGATTCAATTCCAAATTCTATCTCCTTTGGAATGGACGAAGCAGTCAGAGATTCAATAAGGTCAAAAAAGAAGGTTAAGTCATTTATAGTAGAAGACGGGAGTTTTATGGATATTGGTGATAAGAAATCATATTTAGAAGCTTACAAGTTGTATGTTAAGAAATTAGGAAAGATATAA
- the thiD gene encoding bifunctional hydroxymethylpyrimidine kinase/phosphomethylpyrimidine kinase, with the protein MKKVMTIAGSDSSAGAGIQADIKTFSALGVYGTTVITTLTAQNTSTISDILVVPSKFFKDQLVTTLEDIKPDVIKIGVLYSKSIINIVKNILKNYKNPIVVDPVLYSGTGIKLLEDDSYEQFQKEIIPMSYVITPNLKEAEFISKIRISNKRDMTRAASAIFRLGASNIIIKGGHDGTRDRNVLDFLFKRKGGQPEQILHERLKIGETHGTGCNFSAALASFLAKGYDISESFALANSYVYETLKNSIKIGNGVLVSNPLYHMYNNSEKYKVLIELQDSVTSLEKMTNFFQLIPETKTNFVYSTEKPKNFGDVAGVLGRITNLGINIRTPNIIQFGSSIHVSNALLAATKFNSLFRSAINIRNNQNIIKICENSFRCSKYSRRNEPEESKKIEGSSIKWGVSEAFKKELKAELVYHDGDLGKEPMVILFGYNPKDVLDKVKIILQGYVKN; encoded by the coding sequence TTGAAAAAGGTAATGACGATCGCAGGAAGTGATTCATCGGCTGGCGCCGGCATACAAGCAGACATAAAGACATTTTCTGCTTTGGGTGTATACGGGACAACAGTAATAACTACGCTAACTGCTCAGAACACTAGTACAATTTCTGATATTCTGGTAGTTCCATCAAAATTTTTTAAGGATCAACTGGTTACTACTTTAGAAGATATAAAACCAGATGTCATAAAAATAGGGGTTCTTTACAGTAAGTCTATAATAAATATTGTTAAGAATATTTTAAAGAACTATAAGAACCCGATTGTAGTTGATCCAGTATTATATTCTGGCACTGGCATTAAATTACTCGAGGATGATTCATATGAACAATTTCAGAAGGAGATTATCCCTATGTCATATGTAATTACGCCTAATCTTAAGGAGGCCGAATTCATTTCAAAAATTAGGATATCTAACAAACGTGATATGACTAGAGCTGCTTCAGCGATATTCAGGTTAGGAGCTTCAAATATTATTATTAAAGGAGGTCATGATGGGACCAGAGATAGAAATGTGTTGGACTTTTTATTTAAACGGAAAGGCGGTCAACCTGAACAAATCTTACACGAGCGGCTGAAGATTGGTGAAACTCACGGCACAGGATGTAACTTTTCTGCAGCCCTTGCCTCCTTTTTAGCTAAAGGTTACGACATTAGTGAATCATTCGCACTAGCAAATTCGTATGTGTACGAGACGTTAAAGAACTCGATTAAAATTGGTAATGGGGTACTCGTCTCTAACCCGTTATATCATATGTATAACAATTCTGAAAAGTACAAGGTTCTAATAGAATTGCAAGATTCTGTAACTAGTTTGGAAAAAATGACTAATTTCTTTCAACTTATACCGGAGACCAAAACTAACTTTGTGTATTCAACAGAAAAACCCAAGAATTTCGGTGACGTTGCCGGAGTCTTAGGTAGAATAACTAATTTGGGAATTAATATCAGAACTCCAAATATAATTCAGTTCGGATCTTCCATTCATGTATCAAACGCTCTTTTGGCAGCCACCAAATTTAATTCATTATTTAGATCCGCTATTAATATTCGGAACAATCAAAATATCATTAAAATCTGCGAAAATAGCTTTAGATGCTCAAAATATTCTAGAAGGAATGAGCCGGAAGAGAGTAAGAAAATAGAAGGATCCTCGATAAAATGGGGTGTTAGCGAAGCTTTTAAAAAAGAACTTAAAGCGGAGTTAGTTTATCACGATGGTGATTTAGGAAAGGAGCCTATGGTTATTCTGTTTGGATACAATCCCAAAGATGTTTTAGATAAAGTAAAAATTATTTTGCAAGGATATGTTAAAAACTAA
- a CDS encoding translation initiation factor IF-5A: MDLGSLKVGSYIVIDGEPCRIVSYDHSKPGKHGSAKARVAAMGVFDGSRHSLVAPVSANVEVPLIDKRGGQLISVAGQVLQIMDLETFEVFETSAVEDEIRDKLNQGGEVEYWKVLERIKIVRVKG, from the coding sequence ATGGACCTTGGTAGTTTAAAGGTTGGTTCTTATATTGTTATTGACGGAGAACCATGTAGAATTGTTTCTTATGATCATAGTAAACCAGGTAAACATGGTTCTGCTAAAGCCAGAGTCGCAGCCATGGGTGTTTTCGACGGTTCAAGGCATAGTCTAGTAGCTCCAGTATCGGCAAATGTTGAAGTTCCACTTATCGACAAAAGGGGTGGACAACTCATCTCAGTGGCTGGCCAAGTATTACAAATTATGGATCTTGAAACATTCGAAGTTTTTGAAACCTCGGCTGTAGAAGATGAAATTAGAGATAAACTCAACCAAGGTGGTGAAGTTGAGTATTGGAAAGTATTGGAACGGATAAAGATTGTGCGAGTTAAAGGATAA
- a CDS encoding site-2 protease family protein has protein sequence MEHQSKIKFDLHLPLILIHTPYGLKFFDKVSKTKAARFYAKFNTFLMPLITIMALFLIIGSVAALFSSESIREGARGVGPQANLLIPGLNPYLPVWEGWVALVITIIVHEAGHGIIARVYGVKVESTGLVLFLGIPIGAFVNIERDELNRISTKQKSSILTAGPMTNIVLAAISLFVILLITSTLVITKPIDPASYGVVVTNVNQGSLAESIGLAKGTTIQQIQNNQIRNPVELNDNLNANLGKLITLGITNENGEKLTKQATLPPQREPGKGILGVSITPVADPKEVLDRYNSMIFTSPLGLLAPPTFVQGMVPYSDFMADKYTSPIFGSYFTIPASLFFWLWFINFNVAIFNALPIGPLDGGQLYNSLIDKKTQNKKGIIKHASKILTYGMVIVVVLSIALPYILK, from the coding sequence TTGGAACACCAATCAAAAATAAAGTTTGATCTTCATTTACCACTTATTTTAATTCATACACCGTACGGTTTAAAATTCTTTGATAAAGTTTCTAAGACGAAAGCTGCAAGGTTTTATGCAAAATTCAATACCTTTTTAATGCCCCTTATCACGATTATGGCTTTATTTCTAATAATAGGCTCAGTGGCAGCGTTATTTTCTAGCGAATCAATAAGAGAGGGCGCTAGGGGAGTCGGCCCGCAGGCTAATTTGTTGATACCAGGTCTCAATCCTTATTTACCCGTATGGGAAGGTTGGGTAGCTTTGGTAATTACCATCATAGTTCATGAAGCTGGACACGGAATAATTGCTCGGGTGTACGGCGTAAAGGTTGAATCAACAGGACTAGTATTGTTTTTAGGAATACCAATTGGGGCATTTGTAAATATTGAGAGAGACGAACTTAACAGGATCTCCACTAAACAGAAAAGTTCTATACTGACTGCAGGGCCGATGACAAACATAGTATTAGCTGCTATTTCTTTATTTGTGATACTCTTAATAACTTCCACCTTGGTAATAACGAAACCTATTGACCCTGCATCCTATGGGGTAGTAGTAACAAATGTTAATCAGGGTTCTCTTGCTGAATCTATAGGACTTGCCAAGGGGACTACAATACAACAAATTCAGAACAACCAGATTCGAAATCCGGTAGAACTTAATGATAACTTAAACGCCAATTTGGGAAAATTAATCACGCTCGGAATAACAAATGAAAATGGAGAGAAATTAACTAAGCAGGCAACGCTTCCTCCTCAAAGAGAGCCTGGAAAAGGAATCTTAGGGGTCTCCATCACGCCGGTCGCAGATCCGAAAGAGGTGCTGGATCGTTATAACTCCATGATATTTACTTCACCATTAGGCTTGCTTGCTCCACCTACATTTGTACAAGGAATGGTACCATATTCTGACTTCATGGCCGATAAATATACGTCTCCTATATTTGGTTCTTATTTTACCATACCCGCAAGTCTATTCTTCTGGCTTTGGTTCATAAATTTCAATGTAGCAATTTTTAACGCATTGCCAATAGGCCCGTTGGATGGAGGTCAACTATACAATTCATTGATAGATAAGAAAACTCAAAACAAAAAGGGGATTATTAAACATGCTTCAAAAATACTAACTTACGGAATGGTAATAGTTGTTGTCCTATCCATCGCTCTGCCTTACATATTGAAATAA
- a CDS encoding class I SAM-dependent methyltransferase yields MNATVLKRVFHGDTLRRFRQTSIIQCKKIGLLKTSLLDFNFFYCVNHIEKKYPLYLESYVNDPTDQNECVEGFLICPECKKRFPIIDGIAIIINDIANYASKRVSTFDKWFSDSKSEGMKTFLKNLLLDLDKNNPKEDRYEEDGLYFQSYKWLHNENFESDKFLLLMRWKIKPSDVYRKLTSNIPFNPEGIALDLGCALGLSTIELAKKFSFVFGIDSSFSFIQEAKKKIKELGVTNMEFIVSDILDLPFRNQKFDLIFGLNIVEFLPVDELLPKIHHLLKPHSLFITTTPYDYNREIVYNKNMNDQILRSTLEKKGFEVTLRTKKESFIPWILKVNERTYLFYFLDLIEAKKISKHKY; encoded by the coding sequence ATGAACGCAACCGTTCTGAAAAGGGTATTTCACGGAGACACATTACGCAGATTTAGACAAACATCTATAATACAATGCAAAAAAATAGGATTATTGAAAACTTCCCTTTTAGATTTTAATTTTTTCTACTGTGTAAATCATATTGAAAAAAAATATCCCTTATATTTAGAAAGTTATGTAAACGATCCTACGGATCAGAATGAGTGTGTTGAGGGTTTCCTCATATGTCCAGAGTGTAAAAAGAGATTTCCAATAATCGATGGGATTGCGATAATAATTAACGATATTGCAAATTATGCATCAAAACGAGTGTCAACATTTGATAAATGGTTTTCAGATTCTAAAAGTGAAGGTATGAAGACTTTTCTAAAAAATTTGTTATTGGATTTGGACAAAAATAACCCAAAAGAGGACCGATATGAAGAGGATGGTCTATATTTTCAAAGTTACAAATGGCTTCACAATGAAAATTTTGAAAGTGATAAGTTTCTCCTCCTAATGAGGTGGAAAATAAAACCATCTGATGTGTATAGAAAGCTGACATCAAATATTCCTTTCAATCCTGAGGGAATTGCCCTAGACTTGGGATGTGCGTTAGGTTTATCCACGATCGAGCTAGCAAAAAAATTTTCATTTGTTTTTGGGATCGATTCGTCTTTTTCTTTTATTCAAGAAGCCAAGAAGAAGATAAAAGAACTGGGAGTCACAAATATGGAGTTTATTGTATCCGACATTTTGGATTTACCTTTCAGAAATCAAAAATTTGACCTGATATTTGGGTTGAATATCGTCGAGTTCTTGCCTGTTGATGAACTCCTACCAAAAATACACCATCTCCTAAAGCCGCATTCTCTGTTTATTACAACCACACCCTACGATTACAATCGAGAGATAGTTTACAATAAAAATATGAATGATCAGATACTACGCTCAACTTTGGAGAAAAAAGGCTTTGAAGTTACGCTGAGAACAAAAAAAGAATCGTTTATACCGTGGATCTTAAAAGTTAATGAGAGGACATACTTGTTCTACTTCCTTGATCTCATTGAAGCAAAAAAAATATCGAAACACAAGTATTAA